A window of the Streptomyces sp. NBC_00250 genome harbors these coding sequences:
- the ppgK gene encoding polyphosphate--glucose phosphotransferase, protein MNVFGVDIGGSGIKGAPVDLERGALTEERHKVLTPQPATPDGVAGCVAEVVEHFGWTGPVGVTFPGVVTGSTIRTAANVDRSWIGVDAGTLLSERLGGLPVTVLNDADAAGIAEMAFGAGRGRKGTVILLTLGTGIGSALFVDGRLVPNTELGHLELKGHDAETRASTKAKEDEDLSWEHWATRRLRKYLAHVEMLFSPELFIIGGGVSRKADKFLPLIEGIRAEIVPAELQNNAGIVGAGMAAGAA, encoded by the coding sequence ATGAACGTCTTCGGAGTGGACATCGGCGGCTCGGGCATCAAGGGCGCCCCCGTGGACCTGGAGCGCGGAGCGCTCACCGAGGAGCGCCACAAGGTACTGACCCCGCAGCCCGCCACACCCGACGGTGTGGCGGGCTGCGTCGCGGAGGTCGTGGAGCACTTCGGCTGGACCGGACCGGTGGGGGTGACCTTCCCGGGGGTGGTCACCGGCTCCACCATCCGTACGGCGGCGAACGTCGACAGATCATGGATCGGCGTGGACGCGGGCACCCTGCTGAGCGAGCGCCTGGGCGGCCTCCCGGTGACCGTCCTGAACGACGCCGACGCGGCCGGAATCGCGGAGATGGCCTTCGGCGCGGGCCGCGGCCGCAAGGGCACCGTGATCCTGCTGACCCTCGGCACGGGCATCGGCTCGGCCCTCTTCGTCGACGGCCGCCTCGTCCCGAACACGGAGCTCGGCCACCTGGAGCTCAAGGGCCACGACGCCGAGACCAGGGCGTCGACGAAGGCCAAGGAGGACGAGGACCTCAGCTGGGAACACTGGGCGACGCGCCGCCTGCGGAAGTACCTCGCGCACGTGGAGATGCTGTTCTCGCCGGAGCTGTTCATCATCGGCGGCGGGGTGAGCCGGAAGGCGGACAAGTTCCTTCCGCTGATCGAGGGCATCCGCGCGGAGATCGTCCCGGCGGAACTCCAGAACAACGCGGGGATCGTGGGGGCGGGGATGGCGGCGGGGGCGGCGTAG
- a CDS encoding HdeD family acid-resistance protein, producing MTDSPDAAPQYTPSDPEDTLKQLGSSWHWALGIALATLIPGILVLVWPDETLHVLAVIIGLQLLVAGGFRFVAAFSHSSDRSGSRLAGVLLAVLAFLAGVLVLRHPMQTIAALSLIVGVFWLLTGVLTAYVAIADRTLVHRGLRFGLGTLGAVAGIVVLAFPVDSAVALTRLLGLWLVLLGVFEVVMAFALRSATRRVTPTPPG from the coding sequence ATGACCGATTCCCCCGACGCGGCACCGCAGTACACGCCCAGCGACCCCGAGGACACCCTCAAGCAGCTCGGAAGCTCATGGCACTGGGCACTCGGCATCGCCCTTGCGACCCTGATCCCAGGCATCCTGGTGCTCGTCTGGCCCGACGAGACGTTGCACGTCCTGGCCGTGATCATCGGTCTGCAGCTCCTGGTGGCGGGTGGCTTCCGTTTCGTCGCGGCCTTCTCGCACAGCAGCGACCGGTCCGGCAGCAGGCTGGCGGGCGTCCTGCTCGCCGTGCTGGCGTTCCTGGCGGGCGTCCTGGTGCTGCGTCATCCGATGCAGACCATCGCCGCGCTGTCCCTGATCGTCGGGGTGTTCTGGCTGCTGACCGGAGTGCTCACGGCATACGTGGCGATCGCCGACCGCACGCTCGTGCATCGCGGCCTGCGCTTCGGCCTGGGCACCCTCGGCGCCGTCGCCGGAATCGTCGTGCTCGCCTTCCCGGTGGACTCCGCGGTCGCGCTGACGCGACTGTTGGGACTTTGGCTCGTCCTGCTCGGCGTATTCGAAGTGGTGATGGCCTTCGCACTGCGCTCCGCCACCCGCCGGGTCACGCCCACGCCTCCAGGGTGA
- a CDS encoding AfsR/SARP family transcriptional regulator, whose translation MEFRLLGSVALVTEDGDVALGPAKRSSLLVMLLLRPNSAVNVAQLIDALWEEEPPTHAKTVLQGHVSRLRALLAEHGAEAYGVELATQGSAYVLRMPESLVDAHRFEELVALAGVQRRPADAVRMLREALSYWQGPALTGTVHSRPLEAAAGGLEELRLASVESLAEAYGELGEHARAAAVLRTEAVAHPLRESLAAALMLALGRSGRQSDAIDWYHRTRRLLAEELGVDPGETLSEAYATLLRAGEPVAVARPVVPVPVAAPEGLPRAPRGFTGRGAELAALDRAVRGGEGPVCLVTGPAGVGKTAFAVHWAYERRSDFPDGRLFADLRGFSDTPAPETAAVLREFLLALGVQPQRIPEAVEARGALFRSLTADRRLLVVLDNARSSEQVRPLLPGGDHCTTLVTSRDRLGGLIASDAARPVPLGHLPPAASAALLTTVLGETRVAAEPAAAARLAGLCDGLPLALRVTAARLAERPQWTLDAMVGELADEQGRLMLLDVEDRGVSAALRLTVQQLPESAARLFRAIGLHTGSDLDRFAAGALVGTSPTQASADLDRLAAAHLLTESVPGRWMPHDLVRLYARHIAPGADPEGLPRLLDHYLYTGLAADAAAEPGSQPCYSLPADLRRPAATREFEDRTAALDWYVAERAALEGAVAAAAALGLHDRAWRLALVQWPLMLMRIGDGWTPLLEAGLASAEHMGDFDAQSRTRALLGWILHEEGRDAEALVHLEKAPGLAARAGDTISEAIAYVNHAAVLDATGEHERAGLLMLHAVSLADRTEHPSTQVLTLHHLAGHCMKAGDYHAALAHTLRAGELVAPDAVVVQAQLQIVRGEALAGIGRVEEAADQLERAIVASEAAGFTEGSARAAAGLSRLSANR comes from the coding sequence GTGGAGTTCCGGCTGCTCGGCTCCGTTGCGCTGGTGACGGAGGACGGTGACGTAGCCCTGGGGCCCGCCAAACGGTCCAGTCTGCTGGTCATGCTCCTCCTGCGGCCCAACAGTGCCGTGAACGTCGCTCAGTTGATCGACGCGCTGTGGGAGGAAGAGCCGCCCACCCATGCCAAGACCGTCCTGCAAGGGCACGTCTCGCGGCTTCGGGCGCTGCTCGCCGAGCACGGGGCCGAGGCGTACGGGGTCGAGCTGGCCACCCAGGGTTCGGCGTACGTACTGCGGATGCCGGAGTCGCTCGTGGACGCGCACCGGTTCGAGGAACTCGTGGCGCTCGCCGGGGTGCAGCGGAGGCCCGCCGACGCCGTGCGGATGCTGCGGGAGGCCCTGTCGTACTGGCAGGGGCCCGCGCTCACCGGGACCGTGCACAGCCGGCCGCTCGAAGCCGCCGCCGGGGGCCTTGAGGAGCTGCGGCTCGCCTCCGTCGAGTCGCTCGCGGAGGCGTACGGGGAGCTCGGCGAGCACGCCAGGGCCGCCGCCGTGCTGCGGACCGAGGCCGTCGCGCACCCCCTGCGGGAGTCCCTCGCCGCCGCGCTGATGCTGGCGCTCGGCCGCTCGGGACGGCAGTCGGACGCGATCGACTGGTACCACCGCACCCGGCGGCTGCTCGCCGAGGAGCTGGGCGTCGACCCCGGTGAGACGCTCAGCGAGGCGTACGCGACACTGCTCCGCGCCGGCGAGCCCGTCGCCGTGGCCCGCCCGGTCGTTCCGGTCCCGGTCGCCGCGCCGGAGGGGCTGCCGCGCGCCCCGCGCGGTTTCACCGGGCGAGGGGCCGAGCTGGCCGCCCTCGACCGGGCCGTACGAGGGGGTGAGGGGCCCGTCTGCCTGGTCACCGGGCCCGCCGGCGTCGGCAAGACGGCCTTCGCCGTGCACTGGGCGTACGAGCGCCGCTCCGACTTCCCCGACGGACGGCTCTTCGCCGACCTGCGCGGTTTCAGCGACACCCCGGCGCCCGAGACCGCCGCCGTCCTGCGCGAGTTCCTGCTCGCGCTCGGTGTGCAGCCGCAGCGGATCCCCGAGGCCGTCGAGGCGCGCGGCGCCCTGTTCCGGTCCCTGACCGCCGACCGCCGGCTGCTCGTCGTCCTCGACAACGCCCGCTCCTCCGAGCAGGTCAGGCCCCTGCTGCCCGGCGGCGACCACTGCACGACCCTGGTCACCAGCCGAGACCGGCTCGGTGGCCTCATCGCCTCCGACGCGGCCCGGCCGGTGCCGCTCGGCCACCTTCCCCCGGCCGCTTCGGCCGCCCTGCTCACCACCGTCCTCGGCGAGACGCGGGTCGCCGCCGAACCCGCCGCCGCCGCACGGCTCGCCGGGCTCTGCGACGGACTGCCGCTCGCGCTGCGGGTCACGGCGGCCCGGCTCGCCGAGCGCCCGCAGTGGACGCTCGACGCGATGGTCGGCGAGCTCGCCGACGAGCAGGGCCGGCTGATGCTGCTCGACGTCGAGGACCGGGGCGTCTCCGCCGCGCTGCGCCTCACCGTGCAGCAGTTGCCCGAGTCCGCGGCCCGGCTCTTCCGCGCGATCGGTCTGCACACCGGCTCGGACCTGGACCGGTTCGCGGCCGGAGCGCTCGTCGGCACGTCCCCCACCCAGGCCTCCGCCGACCTGGACCGGCTCGCCGCCGCCCATCTGCTCACCGAGTCCGTCCCCGGCCGCTGGATGCCGCACGACCTTGTCCGCCTCTACGCCCGCCATATCGCCCCCGGGGCCGATCCCGAGGGCCTGCCCCGTCTCCTCGACCACTACCTCTACACGGGGCTCGCGGCCGACGCCGCCGCCGAGCCGGGCTCACAGCCCTGCTACTCGCTGCCCGCCGACCTCCGCCGGCCCGCCGCGACCCGCGAGTTCGAGGACCGTACGGCGGCCCTCGACTGGTACGTGGCCGAACGCGCCGCCCTGGAAGGGGCGGTCGCCGCCGCGGCCGCCCTCGGCCTGCACGACCGGGCCTGGCGACTCGCCCTGGTGCAGTGGCCGCTGATGCTCATGCGGATCGGGGACGGCTGGACGCCGCTCCTGGAGGCAGGGCTCGCCTCGGCCGAGCACATGGGCGACTTCGACGCGCAGTCGCGGACGAGGGCGCTGCTCGGCTGGATCCTGCACGAGGAGGGCCGGGACGCCGAGGCGCTCGTCCATCTGGAGAAGGCGCCTGGCCTGGCCGCCCGGGCCGGCGACACCATCAGCGAGGCGATCGCCTACGTCAACCACGCGGCCGTGCTGGACGCGACCGGGGAGCACGAGCGGGCCGGGCTGCTCATGCTCCACGCCGTCTCGCTCGCCGACCGGACGGAGCATCCGTCCACCCAGGTGCTCACCCTCCATCACCTGGCGGGGCACTGCATGAAGGCGGGGGACTATCACGCGGCGCTCGCGCACACCCTTCGCGCCGGGGAACTGGTCGCACCCGACGCGGTGGTCGTCCAGGCCCAGCTGCAGATCGTCCGGGGTGAGGCGCTGGCGGGTATAGGTCGCGTCGAAGAGGCGGCTGACCAGCTGGAACGCGCGATCGTGGCGTCCGAGGCGGCCGGTTTCACCGAGGGGTCGGCGCGGGCGGCGGCGGGACTTTCGCGCCTGTCAGCGAATCGTTAG
- a CDS encoding DIP1984 family protein, which yields MKLAEALVLRADAARRVEQLRARVVGSARYQEGEEPAEDAAALLAESDEVLGELEGLIRRINRTNAQAVVEGGGTLTDALARRDVLRLRHSVVTSAADAAAGRDQHGMVRQLRSELKMLSAFPVAPLRAQADVLAREIREVDMLIQRSNWEVDLLD from the coding sequence GTGAAGCTTGCCGAGGCGTTGGTGTTGCGGGCGGATGCCGCTCGGCGGGTCGAGCAGTTGCGGGCTCGGGTGGTCGGCAGCGCTCGGTATCAGGAGGGGGAGGAGCCTGCCGAGGACGCGGCCGCCCTGCTGGCCGAGTCCGACGAGGTCCTGGGGGAGCTGGAGGGGTTGATCCGGCGGATCAACCGGACCAACGCCCAGGCCGTCGTCGAGGGCGGGGGCACGCTCACCGACGCGCTGGCGCGGCGCGATGTGCTGCGGCTGCGGCACTCCGTCGTCACGTCGGCCGCCGACGCCGCCGCCGGGCGGGACCAGCACGGCATGGTGCGGCAGCTGCGGTCCGAGCTGAAGATGCTGTCGGCGTTTCCCGTGGCGCCCCTGCGGGCGCAGGCCGACGTGCTGGCGCGGGAGATCCGTGAGGTCGACATGCTGATCCAGCGGTCGAACTGGGAGGTCGACCTGCTGGACTGA
- a CDS encoding Uma2 family endonuclease: MTALPDWMRPPRAEGWFAEDLDRLPEAPRHTELIDGALVFMMSPQRWWHGHLVTMLTVALMEQVPADTRVGREMTIKLDPRNRPEPDLLVTTADFDGDRTWFAPEDVQLVVEVVSPESAHRDRTVKLRKYAEAGIPHYWCIEDEDGAPVVHVYELDEPTGAYAPAGIFRGTLQRPVPFAVSLDLDKLTPPRSS; this comes from the coding sequence ATGACCGCACTGCCCGACTGGATGCGCCCGCCGCGCGCGGAAGGCTGGTTCGCGGAGGACCTCGACCGCCTCCCCGAGGCACCCCGCCACACCGAGCTGATCGACGGAGCCCTCGTCTTCATGATGTCGCCCCAGAGGTGGTGGCACGGCCACCTCGTCACCATGCTCACGGTCGCACTCATGGAACAGGTACCCGCCGACACCAGAGTCGGCCGCGAGATGACCATCAAGCTCGACCCGCGCAACCGTCCCGAACCGGATCTGCTGGTGACGACGGCCGACTTCGACGGTGACCGCACCTGGTTCGCACCGGAGGATGTCCAGCTCGTCGTCGAGGTCGTCTCACCCGAGTCCGCCCATCGCGATCGCACAGTAAAACTCCGCAAGTACGCGGAGGCCGGCATCCCGCACTACTGGTGCATCGAGGACGAGGACGGGGCGCCCGTCGTCCACGTCTACGAGCTCGACGAACCCACCGGCGCCTACGCCCCCGCCGGGATCTTCCGGGGCACCCTGCAACGCCCGGTGCCCTTCGCGGTCAGCCTGGACCTCGACAAGCTCACGCCGCCCCGAAGCAGCTGA
- a CDS encoding DUF6542 domain-containing protein → MPPVVLALRRLPSPRLTGLGAGLFASAVMLVLGLLDLLLFDGSPLVYGLLFLPVSALTALWVRTADLVTAPIGVPIAFAVGVVPIAGGTGGFGGQAMAVVTALAVHAGWLYGGTLVAGLIASVRKVREMGRRQHLARSGGSGASGAAGTASVAGEAPGGRGGAGGPGGAAARRRPVA, encoded by the coding sequence GTGCCGCCCGTCGTGCTCGCGCTTCGCCGGCTTCCCTCGCCCCGCCTCACCGGGCTCGGCGCCGGGCTCTTCGCCTCCGCGGTCATGCTGGTGCTCGGCCTGCTCGACCTGCTGCTCTTCGACGGCTCCCCCCTCGTCTACGGGCTGCTGTTCCTGCCCGTCAGCGCCCTGACCGCGCTCTGGGTCCGTACCGCCGACCTCGTCACCGCCCCCATCGGCGTCCCCATCGCCTTCGCCGTCGGCGTCGTCCCCATCGCGGGCGGCACGGGCGGTTTCGGCGGCCAGGCCATGGCCGTCGTGACCGCCCTCGCCGTGCACGCCGGCTGGTTGTACGGCGGAACCCTCGTCGCCGGGCTCATCGCGAGCGTACGGAAGGTGCGGGAGATGGGTCGGCGCCAGCACCTCGCCCGGTCCGGTGGATCCGGTGCCTCCGGAGCCGCCGGGACCGCCTCCGTGGCCGGTGAGGCGCCGGGTGGGCGGGGTGGAGCCGGTGGGCCGGGTGGGGCCGCCGCCCGCCGTCGCCCCGTCGCGTAG
- a CDS encoding S8 family peptidase, with product MSVMRESRRRIATAAAIAVTALTLGTLSALPAAASPAAPEGVIENAGAEGTIAGSYIVTLDESAQAETAKGRAVAAKFGAKIKRTYTSALNGYSVELSEAQARKLAADPAVASVVQNRVFHVDGTQPSPPSWGLDRIDQKALPLNQSYTYPDTAGQGVTAYIIDTGVRISHSDFGGRAFNGYDAIDNDNVAQDGHGHGTHVAGTVAGTSYGVAKKAKIVGVRVLDNSGSGTTEQVVAGIDWVTQNAVKPAVANMSLGGGVDSALDAAVRNSIASGVTYGVAAGNDSSNASNYSPARVSEAITVGSTTSTDARSSFSNYGTVLDIFAPGSSITSAWNSSDSATNTISGTSMATPHVVGAAAVYLAGNPTATPAQVSTALTTAATPNVVTNPGSGSPNRLLYVGGGTTTPPTGPKFENTADFAIADNATVESPVTVSGVTGNAPAALQVPVNIVHTYIGDLQVQLIAPDGSAYTLKGFGTGGSSDNINTTYTVNASSEVANGTWKLRVTDNASVDTGKIDSWALQF from the coding sequence ATGTCAGTGATGCGTGAATCACGACGTCGAATCGCCACCGCCGCGGCGATAGCCGTCACCGCCCTCACCCTCGGCACCCTCTCCGCCCTCCCGGCCGCCGCCTCACCGGCCGCCCCGGAGGGTGTCATCGAGAACGCGGGAGCCGAAGGCACGATCGCGGGCAGCTACATCGTCACCCTCGACGAGTCGGCGCAGGCGGAGACCGCCAAGGGCCGGGCCGTAGCGGCCAAGTTCGGCGCGAAGATCAAGCGGACGTACACCTCGGCGCTCAACGGCTACTCCGTCGAGCTCTCCGAGGCGCAGGCGAGGAAGCTCGCGGCCGACCCCGCCGTGGCCTCCGTCGTCCAGAACCGCGTCTTCCACGTCGACGGCACGCAGCCCTCCCCGCCGTCCTGGGGCCTGGACCGGATCGACCAGAAGGCCCTTCCGCTGAACCAGAGTTACACCTACCCGGACACCGCCGGCCAGGGCGTGACGGCGTACATCATCGACACCGGTGTGCGGATCTCGCACAGCGACTTCGGCGGCCGGGCCTTCAACGGCTACGACGCCATCGACAACGACAACGTCGCCCAGGACGGCCACGGCCACGGCACCCACGTCGCCGGTACGGTCGCGGGCACGTCGTACGGCGTCGCGAAGAAGGCGAAGATCGTCGGCGTCCGCGTCCTCGACAACTCCGGCTCCGGCACGACCGAGCAGGTCGTCGCGGGCATCGACTGGGTCACGCAGAACGCCGTCAAGCCGGCCGTCGCCAACATGAGCCTCGGTGGTGGCGTCGACTCCGCCCTCGACGCGGCCGTGCGCAACTCGATCGCCTCCGGCGTCACCTACGGCGTCGCCGCCGGCAACGACAGCTCCAACGCCTCCAACTACTCGCCGGCGCGGGTCTCCGAGGCCATCACGGTCGGCTCCACGACCAGCACCGACGCCCGCTCCAGCTTCTCCAACTACGGCACCGTCCTGGACATCTTCGCCCCGGGCTCCTCCATCACCTCGGCGTGGAACTCCAGCGACTCCGCCACCAACACCATCTCCGGTACGTCCATGGCCACCCCGCACGTCGTGGGCGCCGCGGCCGTCTACCTCGCCGGCAACCCGACGGCGACCCCGGCCCAGGTCTCCACGGCCCTGACGACCGCCGCCACCCCGAACGTCGTCACCAACCCCGGCAGCGGCTCCCCGAACCGGCTGCTCTACGTCGGCGGCGGCACCACCACCCCGCCCACCGGCCCGAAGTTCGAGAACACCGCCGACTTCGCCATCGCCGACAACGCGACCGTCGAGTCCCCGGTCACCGTCAGCGGCGTCACGGGCAACGCCCCCGCCGCCCTCCAGGTGCCCGTGAACATCGTCCACACCTACATCGGTGACCTCCAGGTCCAGCTGATCGCCCCCGACGGTTCGGCGTACACCCTGAAGGGCTTCGGCACCGGCGGCAGCTCGGACAACATCAACACCACCTACACCGTGAACGCCTCCTCGGAGGTCGCCAACGGCACGTGGAAGCTCCGGGTCACGGACAACGCGTCCGTCGACACGGGCAAGATCGACTCCTGGGCCCTGCAGTTCTGA
- a CDS encoding threonine synthase, with translation MLIFMTAYVCPRCQVHSPTDTLTWCCPKCRGPWDLEFASGPVSLPSLASRRNSLWRYEEALPPMPYAPEVTLGEGRTPLVPLKEGESGSVSAKLDFLMPTLSFKDRGAVMLAAHALRLARTGGLDRVVADSSGNAGTAIAAYGARAGLDCLVYVPEGTSPKKLEQIRAHGARVVEVPGDREATARAARAAADEPGTFYASHVYNPYFLHGTKTYVYELWEELGGRLPDTIVVPVGNGTLLLGAALALDELHRHGLTDNRPALVAVQAEAVSPLAAAFHAGAEELGEAVPVRPTLAEGIAIPAPPRAHQVLRAVRATGGTFLTVTEDQIRTAQRDLARRGLFVESTGVACWAAVQAAPPRPGLTVVPLCGAGAKTGLAV, from the coding sequence ATGCTGATCTTCATGACCGCCTACGTGTGCCCCCGCTGCCAGGTTCACTCGCCCACGGACACCCTCACCTGGTGTTGTCCGAAGTGCCGTGGCCCCTGGGACCTGGAGTTCGCGAGTGGGCCGGTTTCCCTCCCGTCACTCGCGTCACGACGAAATTCGTTGTGGCGTTACGAGGAGGCGCTGCCGCCGATGCCGTACGCGCCGGAGGTGACGCTCGGGGAGGGCCGCACGCCCCTGGTCCCCCTCAAGGAAGGGGAATCGGGGTCGGTTTCGGCCAAGCTGGACTTCCTCATGCCGACCCTGTCCTTCAAGGACCGCGGCGCGGTGATGCTCGCCGCCCACGCCCTGCGTCTCGCACGGACCGGCGGCCTCGACCGGGTCGTCGCCGACAGCAGCGGGAACGCGGGCACGGCGATCGCCGCGTACGGAGCGCGGGCCGGACTCGACTGCCTCGTGTACGTGCCCGAGGGCACCTCCCCGAAGAAGCTGGAGCAGATCCGGGCACACGGGGCCCGGGTCGTCGAGGTCCCCGGCGACCGCGAGGCCACGGCCCGCGCCGCGCGGGCGGCCGCCGACGAGCCCGGCACCTTCTACGCCTCGCACGTGTACAACCCGTACTTCCTGCACGGCACCAAGACCTACGTCTACGAGCTGTGGGAGGAGCTCGGCGGGCGCCTCCCCGACACGATCGTCGTCCCGGTGGGCAACGGCACCCTGCTCCTCGGCGCCGCCCTCGCCCTCGACGAGCTGCACCGCCACGGGCTCACGGACAACCGCCCCGCCCTCGTCGCCGTCCAGGCGGAGGCCGTCTCCCCGCTGGCGGCGGCCTTCCACGCGGGCGCGGAGGAGCTGGGCGAGGCCGTCCCCGTCCGGCCCACCCTCGCCGAGGGCATCGCGATCCCGGCCCCGCCCCGCGCCCACCAGGTCCTGCGCGCGGTACGGGCGACGGGCGGCACGTTCCTGACGGTGACGGAGGACCAGATCCGCACCGCCCAGCGGGACCTCGCCCGCCGTGGCCTCTTCGTCGAATCCACCGGTGTGGCCTGCTGGGCCGCGGTCCAGGCGGCCCCGCCACGCCCCGGCCTCACGGTGGTGCCGCTGTGCGGGGCGGGGGCGAAGACGGGCCTGGCGGTGTGA
- the ychF gene encoding redox-regulated ATPase YchF, producing the protein MSLTIGIVGLPNVGKSTLFNALTKNDVLAANYPFATIEPNVGVVGVPDARLTKLAEIFGSQRILPATVDFVDIAGIVRGASEGEGLGNKFLANIRESDAICQVIRAFKDENVVHVDGKVSPKDDIETINTELILADLQTIEKVLPRLQKEMRIKKDTAPKVAAVEAAQAILERGDTLFSQGIVQGTEKTELLHDLHLLTTKPFLYVFNVDEDELTDDAFKAEQSALVAPAEAIFLNAKLEQDLAELDEEDAMELLQSVGAEEPGLAILARVGFATLGLQTYLTAGPKESRAWTIKQGATAPEAAGVIHTDFQKGFIKAEVISFADLVETGSVADARAAGKARMEGKEYVMQDGDVVEFRFNV; encoded by the coding sequence GTGTCGCTCACGATCGGAATCGTCGGTCTGCCGAATGTCGGCAAGTCGACCCTGTTCAACGCCCTGACCAAGAACGACGTGCTGGCGGCCAACTACCCGTTCGCCACGATCGAGCCCAACGTCGGAGTCGTCGGCGTCCCCGACGCCCGGCTGACGAAGCTCGCGGAGATCTTCGGATCCCAGCGCATCCTCCCGGCGACGGTCGACTTCGTCGACATCGCGGGCATCGTGCGCGGCGCGAGCGAGGGCGAGGGCCTCGGCAACAAGTTCCTGGCGAACATCCGCGAGTCGGATGCGATCTGCCAGGTCATCCGCGCCTTCAAGGACGAGAACGTCGTGCACGTCGACGGCAAGGTCTCGCCGAAGGACGACATCGAGACGATCAACACGGAGCTGATCCTCGCGGACCTCCAGACGATCGAGAAGGTCCTGCCGCGCCTCCAGAAGGAGATGCGGATCAAGAAGGACACGGCGCCGAAGGTCGCCGCGGTCGAGGCGGCCCAGGCGATCCTGGAGCGCGGCGACACCCTCTTCTCGCAGGGCATCGTGCAGGGCACGGAGAAGACCGAGCTCCTCCACGACCTGCACCTCCTCACCACCAAGCCCTTCCTCTACGTCTTCAACGTGGACGAGGACGAGCTGACGGACGACGCGTTCAAGGCGGAGCAGAGCGCCCTGGTCGCCCCGGCGGAGGCGATCTTCCTGAACGCCAAGCTGGAGCAGGACCTGGCCGAGCTGGACGAGGAGGACGCCATGGAGCTCCTCCAGTCCGTCGGCGCCGAGGAGCCCGGCCTGGCGATCCTCGCCCGCGTCGGCTTCGCGACCCTGGGCCTCCAGACCTACCTGACGGCCGGCCCCAAGGAATCCCGCGCCTGGACGATCAAGCAGGGCGCGACGGCCCCCGAGGCGGCCGGTGTCATCCACACCGACTTCCAGAAGGGCTTCATCAAGGCCGAGGTCATCTCCTTCGCCGACCTCGTGGAAACGGGCTCGGTAGCCGACGCCCGCGCGGCCGGCAAGGCCCGCATGGAGGGCAAGGAGTACGTCATGCAGGACGGCGACGTGGTGGAGTTCCGCTTCAACGTGTAA
- a CDS encoding cupin domain-containing protein, with amino-acid sequence MSYPEYPEQVYHREEGEVSAVFRTVDTPPEFGVAGKDAIHYLATKASTQGEFGLYRVEMSAKAGGPKTHFHKTISESFFVLDGTVRLFDGEGWVDARKGDFLYVPQGGLHAFRNDSDAPAEMLMIFAPGAAREEYFEGLAAMADATDEERAEFFVRHDSYFVE; translated from the coding sequence ATGTCGTACCCGGAGTATCCGGAGCAGGTCTACCACCGCGAGGAGGGAGAGGTCAGTGCGGTCTTCCGGACCGTGGACACCCCGCCCGAGTTCGGTGTCGCGGGCAAGGACGCGATTCACTATCTGGCCACCAAGGCCTCCACGCAGGGCGAGTTCGGGCTCTACCGGGTGGAGATGAGTGCGAAGGCGGGCGGGCCCAAGACGCACTTCCACAAGACGATCTCGGAGTCGTTCTTCGTGCTCGACGGCACGGTCCGGCTGTTCGACGGCGAGGGCTGGGTCGACGCGAGGAAGGGCGACTTCCTGTACGTGCCACAGGGCGGCCTGCACGCCTTCCGCAACGACTCGGACGCGCCCGCCGAGATGCTGATGATCTTCGCGCCCGGTGCTGCCCGCGAGGAGTACTTCGAGGGACTTGCCGCCATGGCGGACGCCACCGACGAGGAGCGCGCCGAGTTCTTCGTACGGCACGACTCCTATTTCGTGGAGTAG
- a CDS encoding DUF4232 domain-containing protein, whose protein sequence is MRTHHKSSVLAAAAIAALSLGLTACGGTDTGAKDAGSASASQQSSGNASAGSTDKGTAAAGEADQTAAKSGSGSTGGSTATGGTSGGTGTKGSTTGASTGGKSSAEAPACAYGDIKVTAAKADEVPTEHIVLTATNTSGSACTLLQYPLIAFGPIQTAKDVPAVAKSKPAAPIVVKPGAPAYANVRIALGGTHEDNKVVKTFNVNLFAPEGPAEGSIVVQAPAGGLAVDEAAAKTGYWTYELRNGADEF, encoded by the coding sequence ATGCGTACCCACCACAAGTCCAGCGTCCTGGCCGCCGCCGCCATCGCCGCCCTCTCGCTCGGCCTGACCGCCTGCGGCGGCACGGACACCGGAGCCAAGGACGCGGGGAGCGCGAGCGCCTCCCAGCAGAGCTCCGGGAACGCCTCCGCGGGCAGCACCGACAAGGGGACCGCCGCCGCCGGCGAGGCCGACCAGACCGCGGCCAAGAGCGGCTCCGGCTCCACCGGCGGCTCGACGGCGACCGGCGGCACGTCCGGCGGCACCGGCACGAAGGGGTCGACGACCGGCGCATCGACCGGCGGCAAGTCCTCCGCCGAGGCGCCCGCCTGTGCCTACGGCGACATCAAGGTCACGGCGGCCAAGGCCGACGAGGTGCCGACCGAGCACATCGTCCTCACCGCCACCAACACCTCCGGCAGCGCCTGCACCCTGCTCCAGTACCCGCTGATCGCCTTCGGCCCGATCCAGACGGCCAAGGACGTCCCGGCCGTCGCCAAGAGCAAGCCGGCCGCCCCGATCGTCGTGAAGCCGGGCGCGCCCGCGTACGCCAACGTGCGGATCGCGCTCGGCGGCACCCACGAGGACAACAAGGTCGTGAAGACCTTCAATGTGAACCTCTTCGCCCCCGAGGGCCCGGCCGAGGGCAGCATCGTCGTCCAGGCCCCCGCGGGCGGCCTGGCCGTCGACGAGGCCGCCGCGAAGACGGGCTACTGGACGTACGAGCTCCGCAACGGCGCCGACGAGTTCTGA